The Streptomyces diastaticus subsp. diastaticus genome contains the following window.
CGCGGACGGCGACGACGCGTCGGACCACGACGGCCACCGCGCAGGTCACGGCGAGCACGGTGACCAGCCCCGCGCCGCGCGCCAGGTCGAGCCCGGCGATGAGCGTGTCCCGCTCCTCCGCACCGGAGGCGAAGGCCAGCCGCCCGGCGAGGACGAGAACGGCGTACGCGGTGAGCAGCACCCAGAGGGCGGCCACCGCGCGGGAGGTGGAGAGCCGGTTGTCCTCGCCGATCACGGGGGCGAGGACGCCGCCGCGCCGTCCGTGGAGCCGGGCGGCGCCGGTGAGCAGTCCGGCGCCGATCAGGGCCGCGAGCAGTCCCGCGGTACGGGCGGCGGTCCAGCCGGCGGCGAAGGCGGTGGCGACCTGGCCGAGGAAGAGCACGGCGACCGCCCCCCAGACGACGTTCAGGGTGCGCCGCCACAGCAGCACGTACCAGCCCTCGGCCTCGGCCCGGGCGCGGGCGCCGACCTCGCGGGCCGCCTGCGTCAGCTCGTCGGAGATCCACTGGCGCGAGGCCCCGGCCGAGTACGAGACGGCGGCGGGCAGCCCCTCGCCCGCCGCGAGCGCGTCGCGCCGGGCCCGGAAGGCGGCCTGCGCCTCGCGGTGGGCGGCCCGGGTGCCGCGCGGGCAGGCGGGGCAGGCGCAGGTGTGCGGGTGCGGGGCGTCGGCCTGCCCGTCCTCCGCGGCGCCGTCCTCGGCGGCCGGGCCGGTCTTCTCGGAGGCGGGCTTCTCGTCGGGGGCGCCCGGCTGTCCCGGCACGGGCAGCGGGGCCTCGCCCGTGCGGTGGGCGGGGGCGGACGGCGCGCCGCCGGCCCCGCTGGTGTCGTCCGCCGTGTTACCGGCCTCTCGCCCCGCCACGGTCCATGCCCGCCTTCACCGTCGTCCCGCTGGTTCCGGTGCCGTACGGCACCCTCGGCGCGCACCGGTCCCGGGCCCGCTTCAAGGGCCCGCCAACTGGCGCGCGGTGACTGCAAATTGTGCCGTATGGGCGGCCTCCGGGGCACATCAGGGGCGCGCGAGCTCCCCGCCCGGGCCCTCTGGGCCACGAAGACTTCCCTGACCTGCGACGGAAGGGGGCGCGAGCCCGCGCGCCCCCGCCGCGGAACGGAAACGGGGCGGCCTGGACCCGCCACCGATACCCGACAGGAGATGACGGGTATCCCGACAGGACTCCCCGTGCGGATACCGCACCACAGGCACCACCTCAGCCCAAAACCCAGCCCGGCCGGCGCCTGAGGCCCCCCCAGTCCGGCCAGCGCCTGAGGCCATCCAGCACCCGCACTACAGGCACCACCTCAGCCCAAAACCCAGCCCGGCCGGCGCTTGAGGCCATCAGTGGCGCGCCCCCACGGCGCGCACGCAAACCCCGCGGCGGGAAGCACCCCGGAAACACCAAATGCCGCCGCACCCCCAGCAAGGGGGCACAACGGCATCCAGCGTCAACCCTGAGCCGCCAGGCTCACTCCCACTCGATGGTCCCCGGCGGCTTGCTCGTCACATCGAGCACGACCCGGTTGACCTCGTCCACCTCGTTGGTGATGCGGGTCGAGATCCGGGCCAGCACGTCGTACGGCATCCGGGTCCAGTCGGCCGTCATCGCGTCCTCGGAGGAGACGGGTCGCAGCACGATCGGGTGGCCGTAGGTCCGCCCGTCGCCCTGGACGCCGACCGAGCGCACGTCGGCGAGGAGCACCACGGGGCACTGCCAGATGTCGCGGTCGAGCCCGGCCGCGGTCAGCTCCTCGCGGGCGATGGCGTCGGCCTCGCGGAGGAGGTCGAGGCGGTCCTTGGTGACCTCGCCGACGATGCGGATGCCGAGCCCGGGCCCGGGGAACGGCTGGCGCTGGACGATCTCCTCGGGCAGGCCCAGCTCCTGGCCGACCATCCGGACCTCGTCCTTGAAGAGCGCGCGAAGCGGCTCGACGAGTTCGAACTCGATGTCGTCGGGAAGGCCGCCCACGTTGTGGTGGGACTTGATGTTGGCGGTGCCGGCGCCGCCGCCGGACTCCACCACGTCCGGGTAGAGGGTCCCCTGGACCAGGAAGGCGACGTCCTCGCCCTCGGCGACGATCTCGGCCTGCGCCTGCTCGAAGACGCGGATGAACTCCCGGCCGATGATCTTGCGCTTCTGCTCGGGGTCGCTGACCCCGGCGAGCGCGGTCAGGAAGCGCTCCTCGGCGTCGACCACCTTGAGCTGCACGCCGGTGGCGGCGACGAAGTCCTTCTCGACCTGCTCGGTCTCACCCTTGCGCATCAGGCCGTGGTCGACGTAGACGCAGGTCAGCTGCGTACCGACGGCCTTCTGGACGAGGGCCGCGGCGACCGCGGAGTCCACGCCGCCGGAGAGGCCGCAGATGGCGCGCTTGGTGCCGACCCGCTCACGGATCTCGGCGACCTGCTCCTCGATGACGTTGCCCATGGTCCAGGTCGGGGAGAGCCCCGCGCCCCGGTACAGGAAGTGCTCCAGCACCTGCTGGCCGTGGGTGGAGTGCATCACCTCGGGGTGGTACTGCACCCCGTAGAGCTTCTTCTCGTCGTTCTCGAAGGCGGCGACCGGCACCACGGCGGTGGAGGCGGTCACGGTGAAGCCCTCGGGCGCCGCCGAGCAGGCGTCGCCGTGCGACATCCACACCGACTGCTCGTCGGGGGTGCCCTCGAAGAGGGTGGAGGCGGACTTGGAGACGGTCAGCTCGGTACGGCCGTACTCGCGGGCGCCGCTGTTGTCGACGGTGCCGCCGAGGGTCTGCGCCATGAGCTGGAAGCCGTAGCACATGCCGAAGACCGGGACGCCGGCCTCGAAGAGCGCGCGGTCCAGGGTGGGGGCGTGCTCCGCGTACACCGAGGACGGGCCGCCGGAGAGGATGATGGCCGCCGGGTTCTTGGCGAGCATCTCGGAGACGGGCATCGTGCTGGGCACGATCTCGCTGTAGACGCGGGCCTCACGGACGCGGCGGGCGATGAGCTGGGCGTACTGCGCGCCGAAGTCGACGACCAGGACGGTCTCGGCGGTGGCGGGCGACGCGGGGGACGCTGAGGGCACTGCGGCGGCCTTCCGGCGGGTGATCGGGTGATTCATGGGCTGATCACAGAGGGTGGATGTCCACTGATTCTAACGGGGCCCCGGTCCGCTTCATTCCGTCTCGTCCCCGTGGAGGGACCCGCTCCACGCCGGGCCGGGCGGCCGTGTCGGGCCGTTCGGGTCCGGGGCCGCCCGTTCACGTGTGGGCCGTCTCACCATCCGGCCCGGCTTGCCCCGGGTCCCGGCGGCGGGTGCATACTGACCCCGTGATCCAGCACCTGAGCTTCCTCTTTACCTATGGCACCCGGCCCGCCGGCTGCCATGGTCGTGCTGCTTGATCCACTGACAAGCGTGCGAAGGCGCCCCGGGCCGAACGGCCCGGGGCGCCTTCCGTTTCCCGGACCTCTCGCACCCGGGGCTCCCCGCCCGCCCCACCTCACCGCCCCACCTCACCGGCCCACCCGGACCGGCCCCGACGGAGCAGGAGCCCTTCCCATGACCACCACCCCGACCGCCCCGACCGCCACCGCCCAGCCCGCCGAACGCACCGGCGCCCGCACCCCCGAGGCGGCCGAGCTGATCGGCGGGGCGCGGGAGCGGATCGACGCGCTGGACGACCGGATCATCGGCCTGGTCCAGGAGCGGATCGCGGTCTCCGCCGTCATCCAGGAGGCGCGGATCTCCTCGGGCGGCCGCCGCGTCAACCTCTCCCGCGAGATGGAGATCCTCAGCCACTACCGGGACGCCCTCGGCGCGCCTGGCACCTCGCTCGCCATGACGCTCCTCGAACTCTCGCGGGGCCGGGTCTGAGGGCCTGCCGCAAGCCCCCGCACCTGAGTTCGCATCGCTTCTCACCCGTACGGCGCGTGACCGGTGGGCGCCGGGCTTCGTTGGTCCCGGTGTCCGTGCCAGCCAGGGGCGGGCCAGCAAGAACCACGCGTGGCTTTCACTGGAGCGATGAGACGTGCGGCGCCTGTCCGCACGTCGTGGGACCTCGCTCCAGCGTGACCGGACGGCAGGGGACAGCGGTCCGGTCACCCCCTGAACGGCCGGCTCCGGGGACGCCCGGGACCGGTCGTCTCGGGCCCCCGTCCTCCCCGCGCGGGCCCGGCACCCCCTCATTCACCTCCGTACGGCTCTCCGG
Protein-coding sequences here:
- a CDS encoding chorismate mutase, with amino-acid sequence MTTTPTAPTATAQPAERTGARTPEAAELIGGARERIDALDDRIIGLVQERIAVSAVIQEARISSGGRRVNLSREMEILSHYRDALGAPGTSLAMTLLELSRGRV
- the guaA gene encoding glutamine-hydrolyzing GMP synthase, with protein sequence MPSASPASPATAETVLVVDFGAQYAQLIARRVREARVYSEIVPSTMPVSEMLAKNPAAIILSGGPSSVYAEHAPTLDRALFEAGVPVFGMCYGFQLMAQTLGGTVDNSGAREYGRTELTVSKSASTLFEGTPDEQSVWMSHGDACSAAPEGFTVTASTAVVPVAAFENDEKKLYGVQYHPEVMHSTHGQQVLEHFLYRGAGLSPTWTMGNVIEEQVAEIRERVGTKRAICGLSGGVDSAVAAALVQKAVGTQLTCVYVDHGLMRKGETEQVEKDFVAATGVQLKVVDAEERFLTALAGVSDPEQKRKIIGREFIRVFEQAQAEIVAEGEDVAFLVQGTLYPDVVESGGGAGTANIKSHHNVGGLPDDIEFELVEPLRALFKDEVRMVGQELGLPEEIVQRQPFPGPGLGIRIVGEVTKDRLDLLREADAIAREELTAAGLDRDIWQCPVVLLADVRSVGVQGDGRTYGHPIVLRPVSSEDAMTADWTRMPYDVLARISTRITNEVDEVNRVVLDVTSKPPGTIEWE